From one Planococcus citri chromosome 3, ihPlaCitr1.1, whole genome shotgun sequence genomic stretch:
- the LOC135839299 gene encoding uncharacterized protein LOC135839299, translating into MSDDTDSDLDRTTGTPDPSDVLTSERAPILDEHLAATFISKYHKFKGLLEDNEQIKLSEFTLEEDFEAADTALSDIYALKLTYRIPRENTDRNVELIVKQLPQDPFARLFVKEAQFDLREIKFYTKVVLDMADFLQDCLPDQSPEKQLPIPKCYYPIGDDDLDTSVETILILEDLKSHDYHSPDFSQGLSLEQATLALEAIAKMHALSLAMRIRKNRNLNELYPFLFQTDKATDSYQMLLDRGLPQLAAFLDKKPSMSDILKSITNIGQEMKNVISALLSPKGPVALLTHTDFWCNNLLFRGDTRHCIILDWQMVTYSRPTNDVALLIISSLASDLRRQNTDYLLDKYWQAFIGFGLKLDVDVEGTLGYSRADFQEDYRKSQLLAILLCIGSVDVALGNASAEQRLTDVLKDLYAEQIFSQQTIAQCLAS; encoded by the exons atgtccgACGATACGGACAGTGATCTAGACCGTACGACCGGAACTCCCGATCCGTCCGATGTGTTAACTTCTGAACGTGCACCGATCCTGGATGAGCATTTAGCCGCCACATTCATCTCAAAGTATCACAAGTTCAAAGGCCTTCTCGAAGATAACGAACAAATAAAACTAAGCGAATTTACTCTCGAAGAGGATTTCGAAGCAGCTGACACAGCCCTGAGCGATATTTATGCGCTCAAGTTGACCTATCGGATACCTAGAGAAAATACCGATCGTAATGTCGAACTTATTGTCAAGCAATTACCTCAAGATCCGTTTGCCAGGTTGTTCGTCAAAGAGGCTCAGTTCGATTTACGCGAAATTAAATTCTATACTAAG GTAGTACTAGACATGGCCGACTTCCTGCAAGACTGTTTACCAGATCAATCTCCAGAGAAGCAACTGCCCATACCAAAGTGTTACTACCCGATCGGCGACGACGACTTGGACACGTCTGTCGAGACCATACTAATCCTCGAGGATCTAAAGTCGCACGATTACCACAGTCCTGATTTCTCTCAAGGTCTTTCACTCGAACAAGCCACCCTGGCTTTGGAGGCTATAGCCAAAATGCACGCGTTATCTTTAGCCATGAGAATACGTAAAAATCGAAACCTCAACGAACTCTACCCGTTCTTATTCCAAACCGACAAAGCGACCGATTCGTATCAAATGCTATTAGATCGCGGACTCCCACAACTGGCCGCTTTCCTCGACAAGAAACCCAGCATGTCGGATATCCTCAAGAGCATCACGAACATAGGACAAGAGATGAAGAACGTCATCTCAGCCTTACTCTCACCCAAAGGTCCGGTAGCCTTACTCACTCATACCGATTTCTGGTGCAACAATTTACTCTTCAGGGGCGATACTCGTCACTGTATTATTCTAGACTGGCAAATGGTTACGTACAGCAGACCAACCAACGACGTAGCTTTGTTAATCATTAGCTCATTAGCCAGTGACCTGAGACGTCAGAATACAGACTACCTGCTGGATAAATACTGGCAAGCTTTTATCGGATTTGGCTTAAAGCTCGATGTCGACGTAGAAGGCACACTCGGCTACAGCAGGGCTGATTTTCAAGAAGACTACAGGAAATCGCAACTGCTCGCTATTTTGCTGTGTATAGGATCGGTAGATGTAGCATTGGGAAATGCGTCCGCAGAGCAACGTCTCACTGATGTGCTCAAGGATCTATACGCTGAGCAGATCTTTTCCCAGCAGACCATCGCGCAATGTTTAGCTTCTTAA
- the LOC135839582 gene encoding speckle-type POZ protein-like, producing MSSSMCSAICTLYKEWDTTEVHVDEANHVWVVNNFDFREAEGGNIFSSEFSAVGNDEFKWRLLLKPNGETNAKDTISFYLNLCSPKTTSKKVYAKYTVFVMDSRHKKVFIAESKINEYDRATKVNPSWGRKELLKKDNNFRKNYLVNKKLTIICDVNFSTVRDAISNTRHQCKTTPLYRNAPLCDLSENFGQLLEHRELADVILSVDGQEYPAHKNILSARCPVFAAMFKHDMRENGQNRIDIEDMTAEVVGEFLKYVYTGKCENVKNVAEGLLAAADKYGLDRLKMICAEELYKTLSVENVANVLLLADMHGVKELKSESIEFIVAKFTEVFNSAAWINNIVLKHSNLANEVYAALSIRTAPDPSAEVPRKSRWPVANLGRLVQKYRNVFFSIK from the coding sequence ATGTCATCGAGTATGTGTAGCGCGATTTGTACATTGTACAAAGAATGGGATACCACTGAAGTTCACGTCGATGAAGCAAATCATGTATGGGTggttaataattttgatttccgCGAAGCTGAAGGAGGAAATATATTTTCTTCCGAATTCTCAGCTGTTGGAAACGACGAGTTTAAATGGAGACTGCTGCTAAAACCAAATGGCGAAACGAATGCCAAGGATACGATTTCTTTCTACTTGAATCTCTGCAGTCCtaaaactacgagtaaaaaaGTGTACGCGAAATATACTGTTTTCGTTATGGATTCTCGGCATAAAAAAGTATTTATTGCAGAGAGTAAGATAAATGAATACGATCGGGCGACTAAAGTGAATCCTAGTTGGGGCCGTAAAGAATTACTGAAAAAGGACAACAATTTTCGAAAGAACTATTTAGTCAATAAGAAGTTGACGATCATTTGCGACGTGAATTTTTCTACGGTACGCGATGCCATTAGTAACACAAGGCATCAGTGTAAAACTACTCCACTATACCGAAACGCCCCTCTTTGCGATCTTTCCGAAAACTTTGGACAGTTATTAGAACATCGTGAATTGGCAGATGTCATACTGTCAGTAGATGGTCAAGAGTATCCAGCTCACAAGAATATTCTGTCAGCTCGATGTCCAGTATTTGCTGCTATGTTCAAACACGATATGAGAGAAAATGGTCAGAATCGAATTGATATCGAAGATATGACTGCAGAAGtcgttggtgaatttttgaagtatgTTTATaccggaaaatgtgaaaatgtgaaaaatgtcgCAGAAGGTTTGCTGGCAGCTGCTGATAAATACGGTTTGGATCGATTAAAAATGATTTGTGCGGAAGAGCTTTACAAGACGTTATCTGTGGAAAATGTCGCGAATGTTTTGCTGCTGGCGGATATGCATGGCGTTAAAGAACTGAAATCTGAATCGATCGAGTTTATCGTTGCTAAATTTACCGAAGTGTTCAATTCCGCAGCTTGGATAAATAATATCGTTCTTAAGCATTCTAATTTGGCGAATGAAGTGTATGCAGCGTTATCAATACGTACAGCGCCGGATCCAAGCGCCGAGGTACCGAGAAAATCTCGGTGGCCCGTGGCGAATTTGGGTCGGTTGGTACAAAAATATAggaacgtatttttttcaataaaataa
- the LOC135840569 gene encoding speckle targeted PIP5K1A-regulated poly(A) polymerase-like produces the protein MDSQRKLRLQKEILSELELRGLKNWTVDAKSPDKTLSRIDFELPAALSSFEYPTSEIEMEIVDIVNEISLPEYEASEILQSVTSDLNMAFESIDIPLDGEYVAIANDWHLYGSYRNGLCCNDSDIDFHNGSFENLTNSDAGYLVKTIWEVFENNTYFDPIRYFETARVPLVELKHRRTGKICSITFSGEMGEYDSLLAKLYLEQYSDLKVLTLFLKYVLVRHGLHGTRKITTHTLFWLLVFFMQQKKMLLPVKDVREKNDAQNGNYSFPDCYPEWRQTEYSSEESIVSLYHGFLEFYKNFNFLKYVISPYFGYALPIDNSVTLSKLLFTRSCMNIQDMSTLTTNLAANVSLKAVNEFRVVCEHLFKNCENALYEGYPFEISSKSELKSMKHLYKNINQTASIDLDYVSLGARLKNDLKQYSIDAVSNLMEMVLRFEYVNGVSCNIIWVNRKQGDPVRNRVPVLYIEYRTTYATLSNKHMLSMFEESSSCLSEKFGVFFLFDIHHDLKCVKVLVEGDGRFVDFMKTHGKKLFIDQV, from the exons ATGGATTCACAGAGAAAACTACGTCTTCAAAAGGAGATTCTATCTGAGTTGGAACTGCGCGGCCTCAAAAACTGGACCGTAGATGCGAAATCGCCGGATAAGACTCTTTCTAGAATAGATTTCGAATTGCCCGCTGCGCTTAGTTCG ttcGAATATCCGACCTCTGAAATTGAGATGGAAATCGTTGACATAGTTAATGAGATTAGTTTACCCGAATATGAAGCAAGTGAAATCCTGCAATCGGTGACTAGCGATCTGAATATGGCTTTCGAATCCATCGATATACCATTGGATGGCGAATATGTTGCGATTGCGAATGATTGGCACTTGTACGGCTCCTACAGAAATGGACTTTGTTGTAACGATAGCGACATCGATTTCCATAATG GATCATTCGAAAATCTTACGAATTCCGACGCCGGATACCTTGTGAAAACAATCTGggaagttttcgaaaataatacctacttcgATCCTATACGTTATTTCGAAACGGCGCGAGTTCCACTGGTTGAGTTGAAACACAGACGCACCGGAAAAATATGCAGCATTACATTTTCCGGCGAAATGGGCGAGTATGATTCGTTGTTGGCGAAACTGTACTTGGAACAGTATTcggatttgaaagttttgacgTTGTTTCTGAAATACGTATTAGTACGCCATGGCTTGCACGGAACCCGTAAAATAACCACTCATACGTTATTTTGGTTGCTGGTGTTTTTCATGCAACAGAAAAAGATGCTACTGCCCGTCAAAGATGTACGAGAAAAAAACGACGCACAAAATGGGAATTATTCGTTTCCAGATTGTTATCCGGAATGGCGACAGACCGAGTATTCATCGGAAGAATCCATCGTTTCGTTGTATCatggttttttggaattttataaaaatttcaatttcttgaaatacgTCATCTCTCCATATTTCGGATATGCGTTACCTATCGATAACTCCGTAACATTGAGTAAATTATTGTTTACTAGAAGTTGCATGAATATCCAGGATATGTCCACTCTTACTACGAATTTAGCCGCGAATGTATCGCTGAAAGCTGTGAATGAGTTCAGAGTCGTCTGTGAACACCTTTTTAAAAACTGCGAAAACGCTTTGTACGAAGGATATCCATTtgagatttcttcaaaatccgAATTAAAATCGATGAAACATCTATATAAGAACATCAATCAAACAGCATCTATCGACCTGGATTACGTATCTTTGGGAGcacgtttaaaaaatgatttgaagcaATATTCAATCGATGCTGTTAGCAACCTGATGGAAATGGTTTTGAGATTTGAGTATGTCAACGGTGTGAGCTGTAATATTATTTGGGTTAATCGTAAACAAGGCGATCCTGTCAGGAATAGAGTTCCTGTCTTATACATCGAATACCGTACGACGTATGCTACTTTGAGCAACAAACACATGTTATCTATGTTCGAAGAAAGTTCCTCTTGCTTGAGTGAGAAGTTTGgagtttttttcttattcgatATTCACCATGATTTGAAATGTGTTAAAGTACTGGTCGAAGGAGATGGCCGATTCGTCGATTTTATGAAGACCCATGGAAAAAAACTGTTCATCGATCAAGTTTGA